One genomic segment of Paenibacillus sp. FSL H8-0332 includes these proteins:
- the flhB gene encoding flagellar biosynthesis protein FlhB encodes MGKQARFKLDLQLFGGDKTEKATPKKRQDARKKGQVAKSAEMSGAVVLFSALLSLSVFGGFMKERFIKLYTDVFQNRMMLEVTPENISTLFNQYGLQILILLAPLLGITFLLALVANFAQVGFMATGEGITPKFSKINPIKGFKNIFSMRSVVEFLKSVFKLILIAYLVYSTLWGQKESFARLSHVDAEGAYAFVAKLTMSLGIKIAAALFIMAVLDYIYQKYEHEKSLKMSKQDIKDEYKKMEGDPIIKGKIRERQRRMAMQRMMQEVPKADVIITNPTHFAVALKYDGSTMEAPQIIAKGQDYVALRIRELAKEHSVVTMENKPLARALFQRAEIGDVVPADLFQAVAEVLAYVYKLKGKRK; translated from the coding sequence TTGGGAAAACAGGCAAGATTCAAATTGGATCTTCAGCTGTTCGGGGGAGATAAGACAGAGAAAGCCACTCCGAAGAAACGGCAGGACGCCCGCAAGAAGGGGCAGGTTGCAAAAAGTGCTGAAATGTCAGGCGCAGTAGTCCTCTTTTCGGCGCTGCTGTCGCTAAGTGTCTTCGGCGGCTTTATGAAAGAACGGTTTATCAAGCTCTATACAGATGTGTTCCAGAACCGGATGATGCTTGAGGTAACACCGGAGAATATCTCCACGTTGTTCAACCAGTACGGGCTGCAGATCCTTATTCTGCTCGCTCCGCTGCTGGGCATCACCTTCCTGCTGGCGCTTGTGGCCAACTTCGCACAGGTAGGCTTTATGGCTACAGGCGAGGGAATTACGCCTAAGTTCAGCAAGATCAACCCCATCAAAGGCTTCAAAAATATTTTTTCCATGCGTTCCGTAGTAGAGTTTCTCAAATCTGTCTTCAAGCTCATCCTGATTGCCTATCTGGTCTACAGTACGCTTTGGGGGCAGAAGGAGAGCTTTGCACGCCTCTCGCATGTCGATGCGGAAGGGGCCTACGCCTTCGTTGCGAAGCTGACCATGAGCCTGGGCATTAAGATTGCAGCGGCTCTATTTATAATGGCTGTACTGGACTATATCTATCAGAAATACGAGCATGAGAAGAGTCTCAAAATGTCCAAGCAGGATATTAAGGATGAATACAAAAAGATGGAGGGCGACCCCATCATCAAAGGCAAGATCAGGGAACGTCAACGCAGAATGGCGATGCAGCGGATGATGCAGGAGGTCCCCAAGGCCGATGTTATCATCACGAATCCGACCCACTTTGCAGTCGCTCTGAAGTATGATGGTTCCACAATGGAGGCTCCTCAGATTATAGCCAAGGGCCAGGATTATGTGGCACTCCGCATCAGGGAGCTGGCGAAGGAGCATAGCGTTGTAACGATGGAGAATAAGCCGCTGGCACGGGCATTGTTCCAGAGAGCGGAGATCGGTGATGTAGTGCCGGCCGATCTGTTCCAGGCAGTTGCCGAAGTGCTGGCCTATGTATACAAGCTTAAGGGCAAGAGGAAATAA
- the fliR gene encoding flagellar biosynthetic protein FliR has protein sequence MNIETLLQSFPVFLLIFCRITAFFVVVPVFSSQSVPTTFKIGLSFFVSMVIFSSGSMNITVPQDLGFILLIIREALIGLLLGFIAYLMFMTIQTAGSFIDIQIGFGIANVIDPMTGASAPIIGNFKYMIALLLFLSMNGHHYLLDAIVYSYKWVPIDNDLFLKMINGSLSEFLIRTFAQSFILAFQMSAPLVAALFLTDVGLAFLARTAPQYNVFVIGVPLKIIIGLALLLILMPGLAALFQNLFEIMFESMHNLLGLIGKSP, from the coding sequence ATGAATATAGAGACCTTACTGCAAAGTTTTCCTGTCTTTCTGTTGATTTTTTGTCGAATTACAGCCTTTTTTGTTGTCGTTCCTGTCTTTTCGTCGCAAAGCGTGCCGACAACATTCAAAATTGGTTTGTCTTTTTTTGTGTCCATGGTCATCTTCAGCTCAGGCAGCATGAATATTACGGTTCCGCAGGATCTGGGGTTTATCCTCCTGATTATCAGGGAGGCTTTAATCGGGCTGTTGCTCGGATTTATCGCCTACCTGATGTTTATGACGATTCAGACGGCGGGCTCTTTCATCGATATTCAGATCGGATTCGGGATCGCTAACGTCATCGATCCGATGACTGGAGCATCGGCGCCGATCATCGGCAACTTCAAGTATATGATTGCGCTGCTGCTGTTCTTAAGCATGAATGGTCACCACTACCTGCTGGATGCCATCGTATACAGCTACAAATGGGTGCCGATAGATAATGATTTATTTCTCAAAATGATCAATGGAAGCTTGTCTGAGTTTTTGATCCGCACCTTTGCCCAATCCTTTATCCTGGCCTTTCAAATGTCGGCTCCGCTGGTTGCTGCACTGTTCCTGACGGATGTGGGGCTGGCCTTCCTGGCTAGAACGGCTCCGCAATATAATGTGTTCGTAATCGGTGTTCCGCTCAAAATCATTATTGGTCTGGCGTTGCTTCTTATACTGATGCCGGGGCTGGCTGCGCTGTTCCAGAATCTCTTCGAGATTATGTTCGAGTCCATGCACAACCTGCTTGGCCTCATTGGGAAGAGTCCTTAG
- the fliQ gene encoding flagellar biosynthesis protein FliQ, with translation MNAEFIIGLAGQAVYLVLETSAPMLILGLVVGLIVSIFQATTQIQEQTLAFVPKIVAVLLALLLFGPWIITKLVDFTSQILGSLYMYIG, from the coding sequence ATGAATGCGGAGTTTATTATCGGTCTGGCCGGCCAAGCCGTATATTTAGTGCTGGAGACCAGCGCCCCCATGCTGATTCTCGGTCTGGTGGTAGGACTGATCGTCAGTATCTTTCAAGCCACAACCCAGATTCAGGAGCAGACCCTGGCGTTTGTTCCCAAAATCGTAGCCGTACTGCTTGCTTTGCTGCTATTCGGTCCGTGGATTATAACGAAGCTGGTCGATTTCACCAGTCAAATCCTGGGCAGTCTCTATATGTATATCGGTTGA
- the fliP gene encoding flagellar type III secretion system pore protein FliP (The bacterial flagellar biogenesis protein FliP forms a type III secretion system (T3SS)-type pore required for flagellar assembly.) has protein sequence MKKKLILSLLLLGIFSVLLLHPVHADPIPNINISVGDNDAASGGTSSISILLLVTVLSIAPSFLVLMTSFTRIVIVLGFVRTSLGTQQMPPNQVLVGLALFLTLFIMSPTLATVNETALQPYMKGTLTQSEALNKAQEPIKEFMFKQTNTKDLLLFMNYTGNNATVKPASYNDIPLTVLVPAFAIGEMKKAFTMGFMIFIPFLIIDIVVSSTLMAMGMMMLPPVMISLPFKIMLFVLVDGWYLVVKSLLLSFNT, from the coding sequence ATGAAAAAAAAGCTGATTCTTTCTTTACTGTTGCTTGGCATTTTCAGTGTGCTGCTCCTGCATCCGGTTCATGCCGACCCGATTCCTAATATCAACATCTCGGTGGGTGATAACGATGCCGCAAGCGGGGGGACAAGCTCCATATCCATCCTGCTCCTGGTAACGGTGCTGAGCATAGCTCCTTCATTCCTGGTGCTGATGACCAGCTTCACGCGGATCGTGATTGTACTGGGGTTCGTAAGAACCTCACTCGGTACACAGCAGATGCCACCGAACCAGGTGCTTGTGGGACTGGCACTATTCTTAACGCTGTTCATTATGTCCCCAACCCTGGCAACCGTGAACGAGACGGCCTTACAGCCCTATATGAAGGGCACTCTGACCCAGAGCGAAGCCCTGAACAAAGCGCAGGAGCCGATTAAGGAGTTTATGTTTAAGCAGACGAACACGAAGGACCTGCTGCTGTTCATGAACTATACCGGCAATAACGCTACAGTGAAGCCAGCCAGCTATAATGATATTCCTTTAACAGTACTGGTACCTGCTTTTGCGATCGGTGAGATGAAAAAGGCCTTTACCATGGGCTTTATGATTTTTATACCTTTTCTTATTATTGATATTGTGGTGTCCAGCACCCTGATGGCCATGGGGATGATGATGCTGCCGCCGGTAATGATATCTTTGCCTTTCAAAATAATGCTCTTTGTGCTGGTGGACGGCTGGTACCTTGTAGTCAAATCGCTGCTGCTGAGTTTTAACACCTGA
- a CDS encoding flagellar biosynthetic protein FliO encodes MLFAAGTLGDSSNALLNLMKVVFFLAVIIILIVLLIRFLGRRNQTLMSGRSIRTLGALGLGPNKSIQIIELGSSLYLIGVGDDISMMDKITDPAEVALIISAFEDQASGTDNFIAPLVAKIKSKLRGEVPSEEIEIHETSSFYETLQSKLALAPERKEKLEELRRDEDLKKESEDL; translated from the coding sequence ATGTTATTTGCTGCCGGAACGCTCGGAGACAGTAGTAATGCCCTGCTGAATTTAATGAAGGTTGTTTTTTTTCTGGCAGTCATTATTATCCTTATCGTGCTGCTGATCCGTTTTCTGGGACGCCGCAATCAGACTCTGATGAGCGGCCGTTCCATCCGTACCCTGGGTGCGCTGGGGCTTGGTCCGAATAAGTCGATTCAGATTATTGAGCTGGGCAGCAGCCTCTATCTGATCGGAGTGGGCGATGACATCTCCATGATGGATAAAATCACCGATCCTGCAGAGGTGGCGCTGATTATATCCGCTTTTGAAGATCAGGCCTCAGGAACGGACAACTTCATTGCACCGCTAGTCGCCAAAATCAAGTCCAAGCTGCGCGGTGAGGTGCCGTCCGAGGAAATAGAGATTCATGAGACTTCGTCTTTCTATGAGACGCTGCAATCCAAGCTTGCCCTGGCGCCTGAGCGCAAAGAGAAGCTGGAGGAACTGCGCAGGGATGAGGATCTCAAGAAAGAGTCGGAGGATTTATGA
- a CDS encoding response regulator has protein sequence MANRILIVDDAAFMRMMIRDILSKNGFEVVGEAQDGSQAIEKFKELRPDLITMDITMPEMDGIAALKEIKKVDANAKVIMCSAMGQQAMVIDAIQAGAKDFIVKPFQADRVIEAINKTLGI, from the coding sequence ATGGCTAACCGAATTCTAATCGTGGACGATGCAGCATTTATGAGAATGATGATCCGGGACATTTTGTCGAAGAACGGATTTGAGGTAGTGGGTGAAGCCCAGGACGGTTCACAGGCTATAGAGAAATTTAAGGAACTGCGTCCGGATCTGATCACGATGGATATCACCATGCCTGAGATGGACGGAATCGCCGCCCTTAAGGAAATCAAAAAAGTGGATGCCAATGCCAAAGTTATCATGTGTTCAGCCATGGGTCAGCAGGCTATGGTTATTGATGCAATTCAGGCCGGTGCCAAGGACTTTATTGTGAAGCCTTTCCAGGCTGACCGTGTAATTGAAGCTATCAATAAAACGCTGGGTATATAG
- the fliY gene encoding flagellar motor switch phosphatase FliY, translated as MTSKDYLSQEEIDALLRQSAEGNLAPSPKTVDDYLTPFEQDALGEIGNITFGSAATALSTLLGKKVDITTPKVSIITRGEFEEAFPKPHVAVHVQYVDGFQGINSLVIKIRDAQVIADLMLGGEGEPKDEELNEIHISAVQEAMNQMMGSSATSMSTIFNRFVNISPPGIDILNMSSGEGVGSLPDDETLIQISFRLKIGDLIDSTIMQLLPVQFAKDMVTMLLGDVSQADQEAAVSSAASTPKPAATPEPEPAPAPPPAQQQMPAPDAGGNPPQYPPQGQGMPPYPGMPEGGYYYPPAGMPAYGMPGMPPYGMPPQGMPYPQSQPQNPAQGRNVNVQPVQFANLSAGAFGNIDENNLNLLMDIPLKVTVELGRTQKQIKDILEMSQGSIIELDKLAGEPVDILVNNKLIAKGEVVVIDENFGVRVTDIVSQWDRIQKLQ; from the coding sequence TTGACGAGTAAAGATTATTTGTCCCAGGAGGAGATAGATGCTCTTCTAAGACAGTCTGCGGAAGGCAATTTGGCTCCTTCACCGAAGACCGTGGATGATTACTTAACACCTTTTGAACAGGATGCACTGGGAGAGATCGGTAATATCACTTTCGGAAGTGCGGCAACCGCACTCTCTACCCTGCTGGGTAAGAAGGTAGACATTACTACCCCTAAGGTGTCCATTATTACACGCGGAGAGTTCGAGGAAGCCTTTCCTAAACCTCATGTGGCTGTTCACGTACAGTATGTGGACGGGTTCCAGGGAATCAACTCTCTGGTTATCAAAATCAGGGATGCCCAGGTCATTGCCGACTTAATGCTCGGGGGTGAAGGTGAGCCCAAAGATGAGGAACTGAATGAAATTCATATCAGTGCCGTCCAGGAAGCGATGAATCAGATGATGGGCTCGTCCGCCACCTCGATGTCGACGATCTTTAACAGATTCGTCAATATCTCTCCGCCCGGCATCGACATTCTTAATATGTCCAGCGGAGAAGGGGTAGGAAGCCTTCCTGATGATGAGACCCTGATTCAAATTTCCTTCCGGCTGAAGATCGGCGATCTGATTGATTCCACCATCATGCAGCTATTGCCGGTACAATTCGCCAAGGATATGGTGACCATGCTGCTTGGCGATGTCAGCCAGGCTGATCAGGAAGCGGCAGTCTCCTCTGCTGCATCAACACCTAAGCCTGCTGCAACACCAGAACCAGAGCCTGCCCCCGCACCGCCTCCAGCACAGCAGCAGATGCCAGCGCCGGATGCAGGAGGGAACCCGCCGCAATATCCGCCGCAGGGTCAGGGTATGCCACCTTATCCGGGAATGCCGGAAGGGGGATATTATTATCCTCCGGCAGGGATGCCGGCCTATGGGATGCCGGGTATGCCGCCTTACGGAATGCCGCCGCAGGGAATGCCTTATCCGCAGTCTCAGCCGCAGAATCCTGCACAGGGCCGCAATGTGAATGTGCAGCCTGTACAATTTGCGAATCTGAGTGCAGGGGCTTTTGGCAATATCGACGAAAATAATTTAAATTTATTGATGGACATACCACTGAAGGTAACCGTAGAATTAGGAAGGACCCAGAAGCAGATCAAAGATATTCTGGAAATGTCGCAAGGTTCAATTATTGAACTGGACAAGCTGGCAGGTGAGCCTGTTGACATTCTGGTTAACAACAAGCTCATTGCCAAGGGGGAAGTCGTAGTTATCGACGAGAACTTCGGTGTCCGCGTTACGGATATCGTCAGCCAGTGGGACCGTATACAAAAATTACAATAA
- the fliM gene encoding flagellar motor switch protein FliM, whose amino-acid sequence MVDVLSQNEIDALLAALSSGEMDADELKKEETTKKIRSYDFKRAVRFSKDHIRSLTRIHDNFARYLTTYFSAQLRTFVQISVVQVEQLPYDEFIRSIPKMTILNIFEAEPLEGRMVMEVHPNIAFAMLDRLLGGFGIAPSKINALTEIETTIMERIFSRCFESLQEAWKTVLDIHPRMEALETNPQFMQIVSPNETIALISLSTKIGDTTGMINLCIPHVVLEPIMSRLSVHQWFVSEKKVRDEDELEAIRARVHRAQLPIVAELGESKLSIAEFLGLSVGDVISLNKTVDSGLSIKVGDKLKFIGSPGMIKERVAVQIDEIVSEGVEEFDE is encoded by the coding sequence TTGGTTGATGTACTATCACAAAACGAAATTGATGCTCTGCTTGCTGCACTTTCATCCGGTGAAATGGATGCCGACGAACTTAAAAAAGAGGAAACCACTAAAAAGATCCGCTCTTATGATTTCAAACGGGCCGTACGCTTCTCCAAAGATCATATCCGCAGCTTAACCCGGATTCATGATAACTTTGCCCGCTACCTTACGACGTACTTTTCGGCCCAATTGCGCACCTTCGTGCAGATCAGTGTCGTTCAAGTAGAGCAGCTCCCTTATGACGAGTTTATCCGCTCCATTCCCAAAATGACGATATTGAATATTTTTGAGGCCGAGCCGCTGGAGGGCCGGATGGTGATGGAGGTGCATCCGAATATCGCTTTTGCCATGCTAGACCGGCTTTTGGGAGGCTTCGGAATAGCACCCTCCAAAATTAATGCGTTGACTGAAATCGAAACGACTATTATGGAGAGGATTTTCAGCAGATGCTTTGAAAGTCTGCAGGAAGCCTGGAAGACGGTGCTTGATATCCATCCCCGGATGGAGGCGCTGGAAACGAATCCGCAGTTTATGCAAATTGTATCGCCAAATGAAACGATTGCCCTGATCTCCCTCAGCACCAAAATAGGAGACACGACAGGGATGATCAATCTCTGTATCCCCCACGTTGTGCTGGAGCCGATCATGTCCAGGCTGTCCGTACACCAGTGGTTTGTCTCTGAGAAAAAGGTGAGGGATGAGGATGAGCTCGAAGCCATCCGGGCAAGGGTTCACCGGGCGCAGCTTCCAATCGTGGCTGAGCTGGGGGAATCGAAGTTATCTATTGCTGAATTTCTCGGGCTCAGCGTCGGTGACGTGATTTCTCTTAACAAGACTGTGGATTCCGGTCTGTCGATTAAGGTAGGGGACAAGCTGAAATTCATTGGAAGTCCTGGGATGATCAAAGAACGTGTGGCTGTGCAAATAGACGAGATTGTCAGCGAAGGGGTTGAAGAGTTTGACGAGTAA
- a CDS encoding flagellar basal body-associated FliL family protein, which yields MKKMLPWLITILLAVTLIVVAAFLLMDKIFPGDGNEVSKAVQNVETKKMTADEIVEMTAEIQDIKTNLADPDYILSVDIALQLDSAASKEEFEKIKSIKITPLIIKAIADAKPEELNGASGKDQFSSKLVNIINKNLTEGSITQIEFTKFILASM from the coding sequence ATGAAAAAGATGCTGCCATGGCTCATCACGATTTTGCTGGCCGTTACACTCATCGTAGTAGCCGCATTCTTACTAATGGACAAAATTTTCCCAGGTGATGGGAATGAAGTGAGCAAGGCTGTCCAGAACGTGGAGACGAAGAAGATGACTGCTGATGAAATTGTTGAGATGACCGCCGAAATCCAGGATATCAAAACTAATCTTGCTGATCCCGATTACATCCTTTCAGTTGACATCGCGCTTCAATTAGATTCAGCGGCGTCCAAGGAAGAATTCGAAAAGATAAAATCAATTAAAATAACACCGCTGATTATCAAAGCTATTGCCGATGCCAAACCCGAGGAGCTGAATGGGGCCAGCGGCAAAGATCAGTTCAGCAGCAAGCTGGTGAACATCATCAATAAGAATTTGACTGAAGGTTCTATCACCCAGATTGAATTCACCAAATTTATACTGGCATCTATGTAG
- a CDS encoding flagellar FlbD family protein has translation MISVTRLNGAGMWLNALLVEMVEESPDTYITLVTGKRLIVLEKADEVISKIKEYNRDIGIHAATIKVQSMEELS, from the coding sequence ATGATTTCAGTAACAAGATTGAACGGGGCGGGGATGTGGCTGAATGCCCTGCTGGTTGAAATGGTTGAGGAATCACCGGATACGTATATTACGCTGGTAACCGGCAAGAGACTGATCGTGCTTGAAAAGGCCGATGAAGTCATTAGCAAGATCAAGGAATATAACAGGGACATAGGCATACACGCTGCCACCATTAAAGTCCAGTCAATGGAGGAGCTTTCATGA
- the flgG gene encoding flagellar basal body rod protein FlgG, whose protein sequence is MLRSMYSGVSGMRGFQTKLDVIGNNIANVNTIGFKSGRVMFKDIMSQTVSGVTAPGEEGQGGVNAKQIGLGVSIGSVDTMHTAGSAMTTNNPTDLRIDGDGFFLVKLTGDQEVPFLTRAGDFHVDASRNLITSDGLHVVDSGGAPIQIGDDVTAFSISSDGTIVQTMADGTTESGVQIGMGKVSNPQGLEKIGGNLYRMSLNANAEGALEPTTANDPEVGTGTIVAGQLEMSNVDLTSEFTEMIVTQRGFQANSRIITTSDEVLQEVVNLKR, encoded by the coding sequence ATGTTAAGATCTATGTACTCAGGGGTTTCAGGTATGCGCGGATTCCAAACTAAGCTCGATGTCATTGGTAATAATATTGCGAATGTCAATACTATCGGCTTCAAGTCAGGTCGCGTGATGTTCAAGGATATCATGAGTCAGACCGTCTCCGGGGTTACGGCACCCGGGGAAGAGGGGCAAGGCGGTGTCAATGCCAAGCAAATCGGTCTTGGGGTATCCATCGGTTCCGTTGATACTATGCACACAGCTGGTAGTGCGATGACAACGAATAACCCCACAGATCTGCGGATCGACGGAGACGGATTCTTTCTGGTGAAGCTTACGGGTGACCAGGAAGTACCGTTCCTGACCCGTGCCGGGGATTTTCATGTGGACGCCAGCCGCAATCTGATTACATCGGATGGCTTACATGTCGTTGACTCCGGGGGCGCACCCATTCAGATCGGTGACGATGTTACGGCATTCTCCATCTCCAGTGACGGAACGATTGTGCAGACGATGGCGGACGGCACTACTGAATCCGGTGTTCAGATTGGCATGGGTAAAGTCAGCAATCCCCAGGGGCTTGAGAAGATCGGCGGCAATTTGTACCGGATGTCCTTAAATGCAAATGCCGAAGGAGCACTGGAGCCCACAACTGCCAATGATCCAGAAGTGGGAACAGGTACTATCGTTGCCGGCCAGCTGGAAATGTCCAATGTGGATCTGACCAGCGAATTTACGGAAATGATTGTTACCCAACGTGGTTTCCAGGCGAATTCGCGGATTATCACCACTTCCGATGAAGTACTGCAGGAAGTTGTTAATCTGAAGCGTTAA
- a CDS encoding TIGR02530 family flagellar biosynthesis protein encodes MSDRLTIGQLYPAAVHPSALQRQQSVKGSPSPEASFESVLQKNMLKFSNHAAKRLEQRGIELGSSQLDQISSAVDKAAAKGSKESLILMKDMALIVSVKNRTVVTAMDGNSMKDNVFTQIDSAVIIS; translated from the coding sequence ATGAGTGACAGACTAACTATCGGACAGTTATACCCGGCAGCTGTACACCCTTCCGCTCTGCAGCGTCAGCAATCTGTTAAGGGTTCGCCAAGTCCTGAAGCTTCGTTCGAGAGTGTGCTGCAAAAGAATATGCTGAAGTTCAGCAACCATGCAGCCAAACGCCTGGAGCAGCGGGGAATCGAGCTTGGCAGTAGTCAACTGGATCAAATCTCCTCTGCTGTAGATAAAGCAGCCGCCAAAGGCAGTAAAGAATCTCTGATTCTTATGAAGGACATGGCATTGATTGTAAGTGTGAAGAACCGGACAGTGGTTACAGCGATGGACGGAAATTCAATGAAAGACAATGTATTTACGCAGATTGACAGTGCTGTAATTATATCTTGA
- a CDS encoding flagellar hook capping FlgD N-terminal domain-containing protein, whose protein sequence is MATNPVSNSNQWNYVANDKTPKTTGTSTLGKDQFLKILITQLQNQDPMQPMEDKEFIAQMAQFSSVEQLMNISTQLTALNQSLGSVSGLIGKDITWTDAETKLPKSGNVESIVVSSGVQYAVVGKERIALTDISQIQNAGTTPPAGSETPAASETPAASETATSGGESGEAT, encoded by the coding sequence ATGGCAACGAATCCCGTGTCTAACAGCAATCAATGGAATTATGTAGCGAATGATAAGACACCCAAGACAACAGGCACTTCTACACTGGGCAAGGATCAGTTCTTGAAAATACTGATTACCCAGCTGCAGAATCAAGACCCGATGCAGCCGATGGAAGATAAGGAATTCATCGCTCAGATGGCTCAGTTCTCATCCGTAGAACAGCTTATGAACATATCCACCCAGCTTACAGCGCTGAATCAGTCTCTTGGCTCTGTGTCAGGATTGATCGGTAAGGATATCACCTGGACGGATGCCGAGACGAAATTGCCGAAATCAGGCAATGTCGAATCGATTGTTGTCAGCAGCGGCGTGCAATACGCAGTGGTAGGCAAGGAACGAATTGCTTTAACGGATATTTCGCAAATCCAGAATGCCGGCACTACACCTCCAGCGGGTAGCGAGACACCAGCGGCCAGCGAGACTCCGGCAGCCAGTGAGACTGCGACAAGCGGCGGGGAGAGCGGGGAAGCAACATGA